The proteins below come from a single Asterias rubens chromosome 9, eAstRub1.3, whole genome shotgun sequence genomic window:
- the LOC117294485 gene encoding eukaryotic translation initiation factor 2-alpha kinase 3-like, with the protein MFGRITISKTLLVTAISLSLALSEAGSTSQETKPRQPPADDVGSRPPLYKEGARVATYNTCSEKTASNHKHRDLMIVSTLDGKVSALDLHNAGSVQWTLDTDIGPLMDSSISNLEIVGTDGSYKVIPSLDGGLYRWDGHNVEPVPINADTLMSSSFKLSSDAMMVGGKETSTYGINAGTGQILYICGESGCHMFEENQSTDEDDIIVIQRVQRICRAVEQRTGAEKWNFSVGQHEISYLPGSHDNDDAHHDDDYDDDYQGSVCIEESDEERADSRDLLHPDYKVFISPGTVLAFSENDPTRLLWKKEFSTAIAAVWTIKEGQLKPLDLFDVKNIPLLGADGKVPPSSEFVHPVLYMGEYNKQAYVHPSKTLQQSVNEAATVAAAAAAAAGQSSSAPGSSNALALPRVQWRPYISTPSRTPIVSNSKRPPWAVDAGSITVWSQYPFDLGYYSLDQQSLLKFHVIGPNKKPAFVDSNDSGSPDDPDGLEILLTVSAAFWWKEILAISLVLALGMQFLCHMLRRGARLERVDSLSFGRVSTQESVFEDTSGGAENQPKEYKSRYLTDFEHQQCLGKGGFGIVFEAKNVVDENSYAVKRICLPNRTQARKKVLREARILARLDHSGIVRYFNSWLEEPPAGWQKQQDDHLLGDSLVNSSHATLLSHSTTANFNKDSLLMRDKEQFLNQTGSHIPTPGGDRDAESDLFIPTVDIEDLSRRVGTYLSNLPDESGSFSIEFRDEDDGEAGMNLTPKIDESDYGKSGDSDLKTPVNGPLYLPFKNYSTVPNNHRQPDCETSDSLQVVFETNSTASKSNRTNTRNNNTNNCGSESSTSDFSHELSRVSDGHSREGEAEEPKPCQGVPKVYLYIQMQLCQKETLKDWLGANTLSRDRVKLLHIFQQILGAVEYVHTCGMIHRDLKPSNIFFSAEGTVKVGDFGLVTAVDTQIETLDTLDDDQTSVDSNKKHTSQVGTQLYMSPEQLSGKSYDHKVDIYSLGLIFFELLHPFSTQMERIMVMTGSRQQSFPDRFQKELPKETELIKWLLSNCPMARPDTIDITESTTFKRLYRDFVPPNPLANRGRYASNSSN; encoded by the exons ATGTTTGGTCGAATAACAATCAGCAAGACTCTCCTTGTAACAGCTATCTCGTTATCGCTGGCCCTCAGTGAGGCTGGGAGCACTTCACAAGAAACAAAGCCACGGCAACCTCCAGCTGACGATGTTGGATCCAGGCCCCCTCTCTACAAAGAAGGGGCGCGAGTTGCAACTTATAACACTTGCAGTGAGAAAACGGCATCCAATCATAAACACAG AGATCTGATGATCGTGAGTACCCTGGATGGCAAAGTGTCTGCTCTTGATCTTCACAATGCCGGGTCAGTCCAGTGGACGTTGGATACAGACATCGGTCCTCTTATGGACTCCTCCATTAGTAATTTAGAG ATCGTCGGTACTGACGGCAGCTACAAGGTGATTCCATCCCTGGATGGGGGTTTATATCGCTGGGATGGGCACAACGTTGAGCCAGTACCCATCAATGCTGACACGCTTATGAGCTCCTCGTTCAAGCTAAGCAGcgatgctatgatggttggagGGAAAGAGACGAGTACTTATGGTATCAATGCTGGCACAGGGCAG ATTTTGTATATTTGCGGCGAGAGCGGTTGTCACATGTTCGAAGAGAACCAAAGTACAGATGAAGATGACATCATCGTTATTCAGCGAGTTCAGAGAATATGCCGAGCCGTTGAGCAACGCACTGGAGCAGAAAA ATGGAACTTCAGTGTCGGTCAACACGAGATATCCTACCTCCCCGGTTCCCATGACAACGATGATGCTCACCACGACGACGATTACGATGATGACTACCAGGGATCAGTCTGCATAGAAGAATCGGACGAGGAACGGGCGGACTCCAGAGACTTATTGCATCCTGACTATAAGGTCTTCATCTCTCCTGGAACGGTGCTAGCCTTCAGTGAGAATGATCCTACCAGGTTGCTGTGGAAAAAAGAG TTTTCAACTGCCATTGCTGCCGTGTGGACCATAAAGGAGGGCCAGCTTAAGCCCCTTGATCTCTTCGATGTGAAAAACATTCCTCTGTTGGGAGCTGATGGCAAAGTGCCCCCATCCTCAGAATTCGTTCATCCTGTTCTCTACATGG GTGAATACAACAAGCAAGCTTATGTGCACCCATCCAAAACGCTGCAGCAGAGCGTCAACGAGGCAGCAACAGTagcagcagctgcagcagctGCAGCAGGTCAAAGTTCATCTGCTCCAGGAAGCAGCAACGCTCTTGCCTTACCCAGAGTTCAGTGGCGACCCTACATATCAACGCCCTCTAGAACGCCGATTGTTTCCAACTCGAAGCGACCACCATGGGCTGTGGATGCTGGGTCCATCACAGTGTGGTCTCAATATCCATTTG ATTTAGGTTATTACTCGTTGGATCAGCAGAGCCTTTTAAAATTTCATGTGATTGGTCCAAACAAGAAGCCGGCTTTTGTTGATTCTAACGATAGCGGTTCCCCTGACGACCCTGATGGACTTGAAATATTGCTGACAGTCTCTGCTGCATTTTGGTG GAAAGAAATCCTGGCAATAAGTCTGGTTCTGGCCCTTGGTATGCAGTTCTTGTGTCATATGCTGAGGCGAGGTGCCAGACTAGAGAGAGTGGATAGTTTAAGCTTTGGCAGAGTCAGCACACAAGAGTCAGTGTTTGAGGACACCAGTGGAGGTGCAGAGAACCAGCCAAAAGAGTATAAATCGAG GTACCTGACAGACTTTGAACATCAGCAGTGTCTTGGTAAGGGTGGATTCGGCATTGTTTTTGAAGCCAAGAATGTTGTCGATGAAAACAGCTATGCAGTCAAGAGAATTTGCCTTCCAAACAG AACCCAAGCGCGTAAGAAAGTTCTTCGCGAGGCTCGGATATTGGCTCGATTGGATCACAGCGGTATCGTTCGTTACTTCAACTCGTGGTTAGAGGAGCCCCCGGCGGGTTGGCAGAAACAGCAAGATGATCACCTACTCGGAGACAGCCTTGTCAATTCCAGCCATGCCACGCTTCTATCCCATTCCACAACGGCCAATTTTAACAAGGACAGTCTGTTAATGCGAGACAAAGAACAGTTCCTGAATCAAACGGGTTCACATATTCCAACCCCAGGCGGGGACAGAGATGCGGAGAGCGACCTCTTCATACCGACCGTCGACATTGAGGACCTTTCGAGGCGAGTCGGAACGTACCTCTCAAATTTACCGGATGAGAGCGGTTCATTTAGTATCGAATTCCGTGATGAAGATGACGGCGAAGCAGGGATGAACTTAACACCAAAGATCGACGAATCGGATTACGGCAAAAGTGGCGACTCCGATTTAAAAACACCAGTGAATGGTCCactgtaccttcccttcaagaATTATTCCACAGTTCCAAACAATCACAGACAACCCGACTGTGAGACCTCGGACTCACTCCAAGTGGTGTTCGAAACGAACAGTACTGCTTCAAAAAGCAACCGCACAAACACGAGGAACAATAACACGAATAACTGTGGTTCGGAGAGCTCCACGTCCGATTTCAGTCATGAGCTGTCGAGGGTTTCTGATGGACACTCGAGGGAAGGCGAAGCCGAGGAGCCCAAACCATGTCAGGGTGTCCCTAAGGTGTATCTTTACATCCAGATGCAGCTTTGCCAGAAAGAAACACTGAAGGATTGGTTGGGTGCGAACACTCTGAGTAGGGACCGGGTGAAGCTTCTGCACATCTTCCAGCAGATCTTGGGAGCGGTGGAGTATGTTCATACGTGTGGGATGATCCATAGAGACCTCAAG CCTTCCAACATTTTCTTCTCGGCAGAGGGTACGGTCAAAGTGGGTGACTTTGGTCTGGTAACTGCAGTCGACACACAGATTGAGACATTGGACACACTGGATGATGACCAGACTAGCGTTGACTCTAATAAGAAACACACCAGTCAAGTTGGTACCCAGCTCTATATGAGTCCAGAACAG CTGAGTGGCAAGAGTTACGACCACAAAGTGGACATCTACTCCTTAGGTCTCATTTTCTTTGAACTGTTACATCCTTTTAGCACACAGATGGAAAGAATCATG GTAATGACAGGATCCCGGCAACAGAGTTTTCCAGATAGATTTCAAAAAGAACTCCCAAAAGAG ACCGAGCTTATTAAGTGGCTACTGTCGAACTGTCCAATGGCGAGGCCCGACACCATTGACATCACAGAAAGCACCACCTTCAAACGCCTGTACAGAGACTTTGTCCCGCCAAATCCATtggccaatagagggcggtatgctTCAAACTCCAGCAACTGA